Proteins encoded by one window of Myxococcus guangdongensis:
- a CDS encoding ArnT family glycosyltransferase translates to MASDGEQQEQQQAQTFAESILGKELLSAPWMRRWLALPTTWRVVTSTAFFAALLFLPYLGAVGLWDCWETHYGEVARMMIVRRDYVFPFWENAWFFSKPPLTMWMQALGMQVVGTVRAGGALGLYTEWGMRMPFVLLSITAVTLLSLAVSRVVSRRAGLATGFVLATMPLYFLLTRQTVTDTPFVTTFVCAMACALIGQLDDSTKHRAAWWYGFYVFAGLSTLAKGLLGVGLPAVILVLYAALAVIPWDGASLDAHLRWLTDGGFRKDVREGRQPMPVLWGQMFKMKLGTGILVFFAVAAPWYVVMSLFKSVDDEGKLFWYRFFVHDHLNRLTAGVHTTTPGGTFIYFIEQGGFGIFPWVALLPGAFSVVAKLKLRSEKKSDHLALITVIWVAFAFWLLASSATKFHHYVFPVLPGLAVLIALFIDRLWEDGIPTHAVSLIFGLVLFVLVGKDLAENPKNFTDLFVYNYERPYPQDLVTRPIAFFSRALWTGDLVTLVLLAFGVYLSFEAFSPKTREKVTPGSRAVALLLLLAGAATLTAVASGAKVSATGLIGVAVAAAAAFLGWQSLKAEPEGRSSLQLMAGVVAIVGVLMAVRGFRAPAGDDSLLRSLSEPVNIKGALGFVFAVAGAMAVVATLMRARTMLFGTFWMLAAGFALWFNWNHWVDLSHHWTQRDLFWRYYAQRQEGEPIVAYLMNWRGETLYSSNTVEQYRSGDYNAKLRSLVARPGREWVLAEQKMLSTLRNAVGPDKVVTPVDRDINNKFVLVTID, encoded by the coding sequence GTGGCGAGCGACGGCGAACAGCAGGAACAGCAGCAAGCGCAGACCTTCGCCGAGTCCATCCTCGGCAAGGAGCTTCTCTCGGCGCCCTGGATGCGGCGTTGGCTGGCGCTGCCGACCACCTGGCGCGTGGTGACCTCCACGGCCTTCTTCGCGGCCCTGCTCTTCCTGCCGTACCTGGGCGCGGTGGGCCTGTGGGACTGCTGGGAGACGCACTACGGCGAAGTGGCGCGGATGATGATCGTCCGGCGCGACTACGTGTTCCCCTTCTGGGAGAACGCGTGGTTCTTCTCCAAGCCGCCGCTCACCATGTGGATGCAGGCCTTGGGCATGCAGGTGGTGGGCACCGTGCGAGCCGGCGGCGCGCTGGGCCTGTACACGGAGTGGGGCATGCGCATGCCCTTCGTGCTCCTGAGCATCACCGCGGTGACGCTGCTGTCGCTGGCCGTCTCGCGCGTGGTGAGCCGCCGCGCGGGTCTGGCCACCGGCTTCGTGCTGGCCACCATGCCGCTGTACTTCCTGCTCACCCGGCAGACGGTGACGGACACGCCCTTCGTCACCACGTTCGTGTGCGCCATGGCGTGCGCGCTCATCGGCCAGTTGGATGACTCGACGAAGCACCGCGCGGCGTGGTGGTACGGCTTCTATGTCTTCGCGGGCCTGTCCACCCTGGCCAAGGGCCTGCTCGGCGTGGGCCTGCCGGCTGTCATCCTGGTGCTCTACGCGGCGCTGGCGGTCATCCCGTGGGACGGCGCGAGCCTGGATGCGCACCTGCGCTGGCTGACGGACGGCGGCTTCCGCAAGGACGTGCGCGAGGGGCGCCAGCCGATGCCGGTGCTCTGGGGCCAGATGTTCAAGATGAAGCTGGGCACGGGCATCCTGGTGTTCTTCGCGGTGGCCGCGCCCTGGTACGTCGTGATGTCGCTCTTCAAGAGCGTGGACGACGAGGGCAAGCTCTTCTGGTACCGCTTCTTCGTGCACGACCACCTGAACCGCCTCACCGCGGGCGTGCACACCACCACGCCGGGCGGCACGTTCATCTACTTCATCGAGCAGGGCGGCTTCGGCATCTTCCCCTGGGTGGCGCTCTTGCCCGGCGCGTTCTCCGTCGTGGCGAAGCTGAAGCTGCGCTCGGAGAAGAAGTCGGACCACCTGGCGCTCATCACCGTCATCTGGGTGGCCTTCGCCTTCTGGCTCCTGGCCTCCAGCGCGACCAAGTTCCACCACTACGTCTTCCCCGTGCTGCCGGGCCTCGCGGTGCTCATCGCGCTGTTCATCGACCGGCTGTGGGAGGACGGAATCCCCACGCACGCGGTGAGCCTCATCTTCGGCCTGGTCCTCTTCGTGCTCGTGGGCAAGGACCTGGCGGAGAACCCGAAGAACTTCACGGACCTGTTCGTCTACAACTACGAGCGCCCCTATCCCCAGGACCTCGTCACCCGGCCCATCGCGTTCTTCTCCCGCGCGCTGTGGACCGGAGACCTGGTGACGCTGGTGCTGCTGGCCTTCGGCGTCTACCTCTCCTTCGAGGCCTTCTCGCCCAAGACGCGGGAGAAGGTGACGCCGGGCTCGCGCGCCGTCGCGTTGCTCTTGCTCCTGGCGGGCGCGGCCACGCTGACGGCGGTGGCCTCCGGCGCGAAGGTGTCCGCCACGGGCCTCATCGGCGTCGCGGTGGCGGCGGCGGCCGCGTTCCTCGGGTGGCAGTCGCTCAAGGCGGAGCCGGAGGGCCGCTCGTCGCTGCAGTTGATGGCGGGCGTGGTGGCCATCGTGGGCGTGCTGATGGCGGTGCGCGGGTTCAGGGCGCCGGCCGGTGATGACTCGCTGCTGCGCTCGCTGTCGGAGCCCGTCAACATCAAGGGCGCGCTGGGCTTCGTCTTCGCGGTGGCGGGCGCCATGGCGGTGGTGGCCACGCTGATGCGCGCGCGGACGATGTTGTTCGGCACCTTCTGGATGCTGGCGGCCGGCTTCGCGCTCTGGTTCAACTGGAACCACTGGGTGGACCTGTCCCACCACTGGACGCAGCGCGACCTGTTCTGGCGCTACTACGCGCAGCGGCAGGAGGGTGAGCCCATCGTCGCGTACCTGATGAACTGGCGCGGCGAGACGCTCTACTCCAGCAACACCGTGGAGCAGTACCGCAGCGGCGACTACAACGCGAAGCTGCGCTCGCTGGTGGCGCGGCCCGGACGCGAGTGGGTGCTCGCCGAGCAGAAGATGCTCTCCACGCTGCGCAACGCGGTGGGCCCGGACAAGGTCGTCACGCCCGTGGACCGGGACATCAACAACAAGTTCGTCCTGGTGACCATCGATTGA
- a CDS encoding RNA ligase family protein, which produces MERKLVSIQRIDHLEDIPGADNILKARVMGWDVVVRRGEFAPGDACVFFEIDSQLPEGKDWAEFLRPRSFRVKTARLRGVLSQGLALPTSILGGEVPPLGTDVRDVLGVVKFEPTPSEGNDVAGPFPGQVPKTDEIRLQSALGVLDELRGLDFYVTTKLDGTSSTFLRTLEGELVACSRNWALKPGKHPAWRVAEKYALATVLPPGFAIQGELCGPGIQKNRLGLDAVDLFVFSVHDTRTGQFLGHAEHLAFCERHGLRSVPVEHVVMGDEARAFDHGLEHYLRLAQGLYPGTKNRKEGIVVRPLVERSSPTLGGRLSFKVINNDFLLKDEE; this is translated from the coding sequence ATGGAGAGAAAGCTCGTCTCGATTCAGCGCATCGACCACCTGGAGGACATCCCCGGAGCCGACAACATCCTGAAGGCGCGGGTGATGGGCTGGGACGTGGTGGTGAGGAGGGGCGAGTTCGCTCCTGGCGATGCGTGCGTCTTCTTCGAAATCGACAGCCAGCTTCCAGAGGGCAAGGACTGGGCGGAGTTCCTCCGGCCCCGGAGCTTCCGCGTGAAGACGGCGAGACTGCGGGGCGTGTTGTCCCAGGGGCTCGCGCTGCCGACCTCCATCCTGGGTGGCGAAGTACCGCCCCTCGGCACCGACGTGAGGGACGTGCTGGGCGTCGTGAAGTTCGAGCCCACCCCGTCCGAAGGGAACGACGTGGCCGGCCCCTTCCCGGGCCAGGTGCCGAAGACGGATGAGATTCGGCTGCAGTCGGCGCTGGGCGTGCTCGACGAACTGCGCGGCCTCGACTTCTACGTGACGACGAAGCTGGACGGCACCTCGTCCACGTTCCTGCGGACGCTGGAAGGGGAGCTGGTGGCGTGCTCGCGCAACTGGGCGTTGAAGCCCGGCAAGCACCCGGCGTGGCGCGTGGCGGAGAAGTACGCGCTGGCCACCGTCCTGCCGCCCGGCTTCGCCATCCAGGGAGAGCTGTGCGGACCGGGCATCCAGAAGAACCGCCTGGGGCTCGACGCAGTGGACCTGTTCGTCTTCAGCGTCCACGACACACGCACAGGACAGTTCCTGGGCCATGCGGAGCACCTCGCGTTCTGTGAACGGCACGGGCTGCGCTCGGTGCCGGTGGAGCATGTCGTCATGGGCGATGAGGCACGCGCGTTCGACCACGGCCTGGAGCACTACCTGCGACTGGCCCAGGGCCTCTACCCCGGGACGAAGAACCGCAAGGAAGGCATCGTCGTCCGGCCGCTCGTCGAGCGCTCCTCGCCCACGCTGGGCGGCAGGCTGTCGTTCAAGGTCATCAACAACGACTTCCTGCTCAAGGACGAGGAGTGA
- a CDS encoding ABC transporter ATP-binding protein translates to MSGIDVQGLGKRFGERVAVEGLTFHVRPGEVFGLLGPNGAGKTTTVRMLTGLLTPSEGQVSVWGHRVDRDGEALRKVVGLLTEQPGLYDRLTARENLRFFMKLHELDEAKAWPRTRHYLARFGLADRELEPVGGFSKGMRQKLAIVRTLVHDPKVIFLDEPTSGLDPESARTVRDAVAELAAEGRTIVLCSHNLAEVERLCERVAVVKRRLLLMGPVRELRRAGQALEVRVEGEAERYRNVLASLPFAPNVLTEGMRLRVMLEDDSQAPDVLACLVGAGARVHSAVPAQRPLEEVYLDLLREGGA, encoded by the coding sequence TTGAGCGGCATCGACGTCCAGGGGCTGGGCAAGCGCTTCGGCGAACGTGTCGCCGTGGAGGGGCTCACCTTCCACGTGCGGCCGGGCGAGGTGTTCGGCCTGCTCGGCCCCAACGGCGCCGGGAAGACGACGACGGTGCGCATGCTCACCGGCCTGCTGACTCCCAGCGAGGGTCAGGTGTCCGTGTGGGGCCACCGGGTGGACCGCGACGGCGAGGCGCTGCGCAAGGTGGTGGGACTGCTCACCGAGCAGCCCGGCCTCTATGACCGGCTCACCGCGCGGGAGAACCTGCGCTTCTTCATGAAGCTGCACGAGCTGGACGAGGCGAAGGCGTGGCCTCGCACGCGGCACTATCTCGCGCGCTTCGGTCTGGCGGACCGCGAGCTGGAGCCGGTGGGCGGCTTCTCCAAGGGCATGCGCCAGAAGCTGGCCATCGTCCGCACGTTGGTGCACGACCCGAAGGTCATCTTCCTCGACGAGCCGACGAGCGGCCTGGACCCCGAGTCCGCGCGCACGGTGCGCGACGCGGTGGCGGAGCTGGCCGCGGAGGGGCGCACGATTGTCCTGTGCTCGCACAACCTCGCGGAGGTGGAGCGGCTGTGCGAGCGCGTCGCGGTGGTGAAGCGGCGGCTGCTGCTCATGGGGCCGGTGCGTGAGCTGCGGCGCGCGGGGCAGGCGCTGGAGGTGCGCGTGGAGGGCGAGGCGGAGCGCTACCGCAACGTGCTCGCGTCGCTGCCCTTCGCGCCCAACGTGCTGACCGAAGGCATGCGGCTGCGGGTCATGCTGGAGGATGACTCGCAGGCGCCGGACGTGCTGGCGTGCCTGGTGGGAGCGGGCGCGCGGGTGCACAGCGCGGTGCCGGCGCAGCGGCCCCTGGAAGAGGTGTACCTGGACCTGCTTCGCGAAGGGGGAGCGTAG
- a CDS encoding ABC transporter permease subunit: protein MAFRPRRALAVFWKDFLDLRKNVGLLVSMAVLPTVMVTVPIIVVWTYVNTPNQADLRSVAQFYDSSLPLGASAARFLIDKTLTDWFGLFLVMPIFVPILIASQSVAGEKERRTLEPLLASPVTAAELVAGKSLASLVPAVVITWAAFLVFSVGVDIVAWPLVQGPLMPNALWTFGVLVIAPLFAFFGNGVAVLISARVSEARMAQQISALVVLPLVGMVGGQVAGVLKAGFMYYALQGAVVLVLDLVLLWASIRLLDRERLVSRWG from the coding sequence GTGGCATTCCGTCCGCGCCGGGCCCTGGCCGTGTTCTGGAAGGACTTCCTGGACCTGCGCAAGAACGTGGGCCTGCTGGTGTCCATGGCGGTGCTGCCCACCGTGATGGTGACGGTGCCCATCATCGTGGTGTGGACGTACGTCAACACGCCCAACCAGGCGGACCTGCGCAGCGTGGCGCAGTTCTATGACTCCTCGCTGCCCTTGGGCGCGTCGGCCGCGCGCTTCCTCATCGACAAGACGCTCACCGACTGGTTCGGCCTGTTCCTGGTGATGCCCATCTTCGTGCCCATCCTCATCGCCTCGCAGAGCGTGGCGGGGGAGAAGGAGCGCAGGACGCTGGAGCCGCTGCTCGCCTCGCCGGTGACGGCCGCGGAGCTGGTGGCGGGCAAGAGCCTGGCGTCGCTGGTGCCCGCGGTGGTGATTACGTGGGCGGCCTTTCTGGTGTTCAGCGTGGGCGTGGACATCGTCGCGTGGCCACTGGTCCAGGGGCCGCTGATGCCCAACGCGCTGTGGACCTTCGGTGTGCTGGTGATTGCCCCCCTGTTCGCCTTCTTCGGCAACGGCGTGGCGGTGCTCATCTCCGCCCGGGTGAGCGAAGCCCGCATGGCGCAGCAGATTTCCGCGCTCGTCGTCCTGCCGCTCGTCGGAATGGTGGGCGGTCAGGTGGCCGGCGTCCTGAAGGCGGGGTTCATGTACTACGCGCTCCAGGGCGCGGTGGTGCTGGTGCTCGACCTGGTGCTGCTGTGGGCGAGCATCCGCCTGCTGGACCGGGAGCGCCTGGTCAGCCGCTGGGGCTGA
- a CDS encoding rhomboid family intramembrane serine protease, producing the protein MRGPVDVDALVRWGAKAGPLVLEAGQVWRLATANLLHRDLLHLALNTVVLVAAGVALEKVCRRRDYVALLVAAGLTTMASSLAWSGAVSVGASGLVYGCMGALLVLGRRHRSHAAFRVRWLSGESAIPTVLVFLWMGWTSVGVDNAGHLGGLVTGLLAGAFLEPRELEGMTRPGVLRPVVGVLVAIAVATAVVVERSGWRVERDDGFGVAVVMPEGWSGEVDGQGRRTFSNGLPGLGRATFSAEAIEAGEPGDGLAQARHFQEETLPLGVPGPEGRTLSVQGPQSTQVGGRLALRLRAELDGPAGGRRLIAFFVPRGEWVYRLVFIWPAQWPAYQDIVSRMVAELRFDEPSVLREARGRALLSPGSAGPQRELGAVLRRLGASRQAILPLTEAVRLSPSHVGARVELARALLDAGRVDEGCHAADEAEAYGPSDTGALEAGVRCELSRGALPRALERLERARRVDPQDSRLRAAEAALRAVLETSAPHPSQESPPRGDILEGGRRLTPRP; encoded by the coding sequence ATGCGGGGTCCCGTCGACGTGGACGCGCTGGTGCGGTGGGGCGCCAAGGCGGGGCCGCTGGTGCTGGAGGCGGGGCAGGTGTGGCGGCTCGCGACGGCCAACCTGCTGCACCGGGACCTGCTGCACCTGGCGCTCAACACCGTCGTGCTGGTGGCCGCGGGCGTGGCGCTGGAGAAGGTCTGCCGACGTCGCGACTATGTCGCGCTGCTCGTCGCCGCGGGCCTCACCACCATGGCGAGCTCGCTTGCCTGGTCTGGCGCGGTGAGCGTGGGCGCGTCGGGGCTCGTCTATGGATGCATGGGCGCGCTGCTCGTGCTCGGCCGCCGTCACCGATCACACGCCGCCTTCCGCGTGCGTTGGCTCTCCGGGGAGAGCGCGATTCCCACGGTGCTCGTGTTTCTCTGGATGGGCTGGACATCCGTGGGCGTGGACAACGCCGGGCACCTGGGGGGGCTGGTGACGGGCCTGCTCGCGGGAGCGTTCCTGGAGCCGCGCGAGCTGGAGGGCATGACGCGGCCGGGTGTGCTGCGGCCGGTGGTCGGCGTCCTCGTGGCCATCGCGGTGGCGACCGCGGTGGTGGTGGAGCGCTCGGGTTGGCGGGTGGAGCGGGATGACGGCTTCGGCGTCGCGGTGGTGATGCCCGAAGGATGGAGCGGCGAGGTGGATGGGCAGGGGCGGCGCACGTTCTCCAACGGGTTGCCGGGGCTGGGGCGCGCCACGTTCTCCGCGGAGGCCATCGAGGCGGGTGAGCCCGGAGACGGTCTCGCGCAGGCGCGGCACTTCCAGGAGGAGACGCTGCCGCTCGGCGTCCCTGGCCCCGAGGGAAGGACGCTCTCCGTCCAGGGACCTCAGAGCACGCAGGTGGGCGGCAGGCTCGCGTTGCGGCTCCGCGCGGAGCTGGATGGGCCCGCGGGCGGACGGCGGCTCATCGCCTTCTTCGTGCCGCGCGGCGAGTGGGTCTACCGCCTGGTCTTCATCTGGCCCGCGCAGTGGCCCGCGTACCAGGACATCGTGAGCCGGATGGTGGCGGAGCTGCGCTTCGACGAGCCCTCCGTGCTGCGTGAGGCGCGGGGACGGGCGCTCCTGTCTCCGGGCTCCGCGGGGCCTCAGCGGGAGCTGGGCGCGGTGCTGCGTCGGTTGGGCGCGTCGAGGCAGGCCATCCTCCCGCTCACGGAGGCGGTGCGCCTGTCGCCCTCGCACGTGGGCGCGAGGGTGGAGCTCGCGCGGGCGCTGCTCGATGCCGGGCGCGTGGACGAGGGCTGTCACGCGGCCGACGAGGCGGAGGCCTACGGTCCTTCCGACACGGGGGCGCTCGAGGCGGGCGTGCGCTGCGAGCTGTCGCGAGGCGCGCTGCCTCGAGCGCTGGAGCGACTGGAGCGGGCGAGGCGGGTGGACCCGCAGGATTCACGTCTGCGGGCCGCCGAGGCCGCGTTGCGCGCGGTGCTGGAGACCTCCGCGCCCCATCCCTCCCAGGAATCGCCACCTCGGGGCGACATCCTGGAAGGGGGGCGCCGGCTCACTCCTCGTCCTTGA
- a CDS encoding SPFH domain-containing protein encodes MGIFDTIKGEAKRNFIARADTAKGEIIYKYPENNIRMLTQLTVDADEVALFVKDGKVEGKLGAGRHQLDSNNIPFLSRLLEKFTGGNLFVAEVFFVSVREFPGIKFGGPIGDVRDPETGLGIGTMVYGDFSIRVTDPEKLVVGLVGMGRSNNEALLGWFKNQVLKVTRDRIAELLVKKRWPLLDVTSGAYTEEIETEVIAGLKPHVDDYGLTVVRMGNFHVSIKEEDEGTLKKLGKDVAYSRLAGGFQQYAQGQAMLGAAEGMAKGGESSGNALGGMGMGMGFGMAQQFMNNNQQQQQQRPPEPAQQAAPADTRSPAQRLKEIKELKDAGVLSDDEYNAKRAELMKLL; translated from the coding sequence ATGGGTATCTTCGACACCATCAAGGGTGAGGCGAAGCGCAACTTCATCGCTCGCGCGGACACGGCGAAGGGGGAGATCATCTACAAGTATCCGGAGAACAACATCCGGATGCTGACCCAGCTGACCGTGGACGCCGACGAGGTCGCCCTCTTCGTCAAGGACGGCAAGGTGGAGGGGAAGCTGGGGGCGGGCCGCCACCAGCTCGACTCGAACAACATCCCCTTCCTGTCGCGCCTGCTGGAGAAGTTCACCGGCGGCAACCTGTTCGTCGCGGAGGTCTTTTTCGTCTCCGTCCGTGAGTTCCCGGGCATCAAGTTCGGCGGGCCCATCGGCGATGTGCGCGACCCGGAGACGGGCCTGGGCATCGGCACCATGGTGTACGGCGACTTCTCCATCCGCGTGACGGACCCGGAGAAGCTCGTGGTGGGCCTGGTGGGCATGGGCCGCTCCAACAACGAGGCGTTGTTGGGCTGGTTCAAGAACCAGGTGCTCAAGGTGACGAGAGATCGCATCGCCGAGCTGCTGGTCAAGAAGCGCTGGCCGCTGCTCGACGTGACGAGCGGTGCGTACACGGAGGAGATCGAGACGGAGGTCATCGCCGGCCTCAAGCCGCACGTGGACGACTACGGGCTCACCGTGGTGCGGATGGGCAACTTCCACGTCAGCATCAAGGAGGAGGACGAGGGGACGCTGAAGAAGCTGGGCAAGGACGTGGCGTACTCGCGCCTCGCCGGCGGCTTCCAGCAGTACGCGCAGGGGCAGGCGATGCTCGGCGCGGCCGAGGGCATGGCCAAAGGCGGCGAGAGCAGCGGCAACGCGCTGGGCGGCATGGGCATGGGCATGGGCTTCGGCATGGCCCAGCAGTTCATGAACAACAACCAGCAGCAACAGCAGCAGCGTCCCCCGGAGCCCGCGCAGCAGGCGGCCCCGGCCGACACGCGCAGCCCCGCGCAGCGCCTGAAGGAGATCAAGGAGCTGAAGGACGCGGGCGTGCTCTCGGATGACGAGTACAACGCCAAGCGCGCGGAGCTGATGAAGCTCCTGTAG
- a CDS encoding gluzincin family metallopeptidase, which yields MLPRIPLLLAVACCLSACHKAPPADNRPPPTEEQLLTADIRALTSRAETLLEAQHRLVWVFWTEGRHVDVSGTYAGQEDLFTLDNIRKLDRLRQLTQDPREVRALTAMHSHFAGEYLSHALAEHNDASANLEASLTFNLDGKELRYRDLERLLANERSGTRRRALYAAATPALERLNQTLRRKEEEAEKRVKELGFPSYEAFGSELRQADLGKLSVLAEEILQATQAPYRVVMERLAQRELNLAFKDITRADIPRLFRSREVEDAFPKGVSLKKAHETLAGMKLDLSTQKNVEIDERDLPKKNSRPLALAVRVPEDVRLSFKPGSGVLHQARVLHEFGHALHAAFTAETRFELARLGNPTVGEAYSSLFEDLLEDPVWLEEHAGLSGEERAKYLATSSAHKLYLIRHAAGRLLYQLELHRRADVDPKELYREVMSRTDDIPMTAEDTARYLVDQEDFFQSADSFRAWFLAGQIQAQLKARFGPSWWHSPEAGEFLKTLWAKGNALSAREVAQAIGEPGIEPDVLLLRLGTTLQVPIRLDMKSDDAVSAPGPEGVPPAATSQPEGSTTAPPAGPGQ from the coding sequence ATGCTCCCAAGGATTCCCCTCCTCCTCGCAGTCGCCTGCTGCCTGAGCGCCTGCCACAAGGCGCCTCCCGCCGACAACCGGCCGCCTCCGACGGAGGAGCAGTTGCTGACAGCGGACATCCGGGCCCTGACCTCGCGCGCGGAGACGCTGCTCGAGGCCCAGCACCGCCTGGTGTGGGTGTTCTGGACCGAGGGCCGCCACGTGGACGTCTCCGGTACGTACGCGGGCCAGGAGGACCTCTTCACCCTCGACAACATCCGGAAGCTGGACCGGCTGCGCCAGCTCACCCAGGACCCGCGCGAGGTGCGCGCCCTCACCGCGATGCACTCGCACTTCGCGGGGGAGTACCTGTCGCACGCGCTCGCCGAGCACAACGACGCGTCCGCCAACCTGGAGGCGTCGCTCACCTTCAACCTGGACGGCAAGGAGCTGCGCTATCGGGACCTGGAGCGGCTGCTCGCCAACGAGCGCAGCGGCACCCGGCGCCGGGCGCTCTACGCGGCGGCCACGCCCGCGCTGGAGCGGCTCAACCAGACCCTGCGGCGCAAGGAGGAGGAGGCCGAGAAGCGGGTGAAGGAGCTGGGCTTCCCCTCGTACGAGGCCTTCGGCAGCGAGCTGCGGCAAGCGGACCTGGGCAAGCTGAGCGTGCTGGCGGAGGAGATTCTCCAGGCCACGCAGGCGCCGTACCGCGTCGTCATGGAGCGGCTGGCGCAGCGCGAGCTGAACCTGGCCTTCAAGGACATCACCCGCGCGGACATCCCCCGGCTGTTCCGCTCGCGCGAGGTGGAGGACGCGTTCCCCAAGGGCGTGTCGCTGAAGAAGGCGCACGAGACGCTGGCGGGGATGAAGCTGGACCTGTCCACGCAGAAGAACGTGGAGATCGACGAGCGCGACTTGCCGAAGAAGAACTCGCGGCCCCTGGCGCTGGCGGTGCGCGTGCCGGAGGACGTGCGGCTGTCGTTCAAGCCGGGCTCGGGCGTGCTGCATCAAGCGCGGGTGCTGCACGAGTTCGGGCATGCGCTGCACGCGGCCTTCACCGCGGAGACGCGCTTCGAGCTGGCGCGGCTGGGCAACCCCACGGTGGGCGAGGCGTACTCGTCGCTCTTCGAGGACCTGCTGGAGGACCCGGTGTGGCTGGAGGAGCACGCGGGCCTGAGCGGAGAGGAGCGCGCGAAGTACCTGGCGACGTCGAGCGCGCACAAGCTGTACCTCATCCGTCACGCGGCGGGCCGGCTGCTGTACCAGTTGGAGCTGCACCGGCGCGCGGACGTGGACCCGAAGGAGCTCTATCGGGAGGTCATGTCGCGCACCGACGACATCCCGATGACGGCCGAGGACACGGCGCGCTACCTGGTGGACCAGGAGGACTTCTTCCAGTCGGCGGACAGCTTCCGCGCGTGGTTCCTCGCGGGACAGATTCAGGCCCAGCTCAAGGCGCGCTTCGGTCCCTCGTGGTGGCACTCGCCCGAGGCCGGTGAGTTCCTGAAGACGCTGTGGGCGAAGGGCAACGCGCTGTCCGCGCGCGAGGTGGCCCAGGCCATCGGCGAGCCGGGCATCGAGCCGGACGTGCTGCTGCTTCGCCTGGGCACGACGCTGCAGGTGCCCATCCGGCTGGACATGAAGTCGGACGACGCGGTCAGCGCGCCCGGGCCGGAGGGCGTGCCTCCCGCGGCGACGTCCCAGCCCGAGGGCTCGACGACCGCGCCCCCGGCGGGCCCGGGCCAGTAG